From the genome of Aquila chrysaetos chrysaetos chromosome 12, bAquChr1.4, whole genome shotgun sequence, one region includes:
- the BEST4 gene encoding bestrophin-4, producing the protein MTISYTLKVANSRFGGFSKLLFRWKGSIYKLLYKEFIVFVALYALLSLVYRRLLTEEQKRLYTKVAQYCNRSTDLIPMSFVLGFYVTLIVNRWWAQYTSIPLPDQLMCVISSNVHGKDERGRILRRTLIRYANLSAVLILRSVSTRVLKRFPTMDHVVEAGFMTQDECKKFESLHSDFNKYWIPCVWFTNLAAQARRDGRIRDDVALRLLMDELNLYRAKCSMLFHYDWISIPLVYTQVVTIAVYSFFAFCLIGRQFLEPLEPGQEGDLDMYVPLSTLLQFFFYAGWLKVAEQIINPFGEDDDDFETNKLIDRNLQVSLLSVDDMYQNLPPAVKDKYWNESTAQPPYTTATAAETLKPSFLGSTFDMRMCEDAEQSQPAEASPSLPRIQTPLLSRFFAAASPAISIKNFGRGSRGHPHLRRPRADGSFPSPYPNRSEDPESVARIEEEETEDEESRASEPTTPGGCPGGTRPPEASETRRKDLLLIQVKAPSSDSIGADPPESWKP; encoded by the exons ATGACCATCTCCTACACGCTGAAAGTCGCCAACTCCCGTTTCGGGGGTTTCTCCAAGCTGCTGTTCCGCTGGAAAGGCAGCATCTACAAGCTGTTGTACAAGGAGTTCATTGTCTTCGTGGCGCTGTACGCCCTGCTCAGCCTCGTCTACCG GCGGCTGCTGACGGAGGAGCAGAAGCGCCTCTATACCAAAGTAGCTCAATACTGCAACCGCTCCACGGATCTCATCCCCATGTCGTTCGTCCTAG GTTTTTACGTCACCCTGATCGTGAACCGGTGGTGGGCCCAGTACACCAGCATCCCCCTGCCCGACCAGCTCATGTGCGTCATCTCCAGCAATGTCCACGGCAAGGACGAGAGGGGCCGGATCCTGCGGCGCACCCTCATCCGCTACGCCAACCTCTCGGCAGTCCTCATCCTGCGCTCCGTCAGCACCAGGGTGCTCAAGCGCTTCCCCACCATGGACCACGTGGTGGAAGCGG GCTTCATGACGCAGGACGAGTGCAAGAAGTTTGAGAGCCTCCACTCCGACTTCAACAAGTACTGGATCCCCTGCGTGTGGTTCACCAACCTGGCGGCCCAGGCCAGGCGGGATGGCCGCATCCGCGACGACGTGGCCCTCCGCCTGCTCATGGAT GAGCTGAATCTCTACCGGGCCAAGTGCAGCATGTTGTTCCATTATGACTGGATCAGCATCCCGCTGGTGTACACGCAG GTGGTCACCATTGCCGTCTACTCCTTCTTCGCCTTCTGCCTCATTGGGCGGCAGTTCCTGGAGCCGCTGGAGCCCGGGCAGGAGGGGGACCTGGATATGTACGTCCCCCTCTCCACCCTCCTCCAGTTCTTCTTCTATGCCGGCTGGCTGAAG gttGCAGAGCAGATCATTAACCCCTTCGGAGAAGACGATGATGACTTTGAGACCAACAAGCTGATAGACAGGAACTTGCAG GTGTCCCTGCTCTCCGTGGATGACATGTACCAGAACCTGCCCCCCGCTGTGAAGGACAAATACTGGAACGAGTCCACAGCTCAGCCCCCCTACACCACGGCCACAGCCGCTGAGACCTTGAAGCCCTCGTTCCTGGGCTCCACCTTTGACATGCG CATGTGCGAGGATGCGGAGCAGAGCCAGCCGGCCGAGGCCTCGCCGAGCTTACCGCGCATCCAGACGCCTCTGCTCAGTCGCTTCTTCGCTGCCGCATCCCCCGCCATCAGCATCAAAAACTTCGGCCGGGGCAGCCGAGGTCACCCCCACCTGCGGCGTCCCCGGGCAGATGGCAGCTTCCCCTCCCCTTACCCCAACCGCTCTGAGGACCCTGAGTCGGTGGCCCGCATCGAGGAGGAAGAGACGGAGGATGAGGAGAGCCGGGCCAGTGAGCCCACCACGCCTGGCGGTTGCCCGGGGGGGACCCGGCCACCTGAGGCCTCTGAAACACGGAGAAAGGATCTGCTGCTGATCCAGGTGAAGGCACCGTCCAGCGACAGCATTGGGGCTGACCCACCGGAGTCCTGGAAGCCCTGA
- the DYNLT4 gene encoding dynein light chain Tctex-type 4 encodes MAEQLSPEMALPAQVTAADNTEAPLLRATRRGSQPPAPARSTEEGKPPLLPSRRSSILSTLPAPLASRRSSLGAAPGGKRPSIGPWMLHSRVSFSGLPLFQPILRTRLENTYRMGPDEGCKFNAGRVQRVLEGALASALGTTVYSPQGSALLAQSLAELLQNQVKEAVPPRYKLVCHVLLGQQGQQSLLVASRALWDPESDSFASATFSNASLFAVVTVHGVYFE; translated from the coding sequence ATGGCTGAGCAGCTGTCCCCAGAGATGGCCCTACCAGCCCAGGTGACAGCTGCAGACAACACTGAAGCCCCTCTGCTCCGGGCCACCCGCCGTGgctcccagcccccagccccagcccggaGCACCGAGGAAGGCAAACCACCGCTCCTGCCCTCCCGCCGCAGCTCCATCCTCAGCACCCTCCCGGCACCCCTGGCCAGCCGCCGCAGCTCgctcggggcagccccagggggCAAGCGCCCCTCCATCGGCCCCTGGATGCTCCACAGCCGCGTGAGCTTCTCCGGGCTCCCCCTTTTCCAGCCCATCCTCAGGACCCGCCTCGAAAACACTTACAGGATGGGGCCGGACGAAGGCTGCAAGTTCAACGCAGGACGGGTGCAGCGGGTGCTGGAGGGGGCCCTGGCCAGCGCCCTGGGGACCACGGTTTACAGCCCCCAGGGCAGCGCCCTGCTAGCCCAGAGcctggctgagctgctgcagaacCAGGTGAAGGAAGCGGTGCCACCCCGCTACAAGCTGGTCTGCCATGTGCTGCTGGGCCAGCAGGGCCAGCAGAGCCTGCTGGTGGCCAGCCGGGCACTGTGGGACCCTGAGAGCGACAGCTTTGCCTCTGCCACCTTCTCCAATGCCTCCCTCTTTGCTGTGGTCACAGTGCATGGGGTCTACTTTGAGTAA
- the LOC115349691 gene encoding SLIT and NTRK-like protein 6 yields MGRAAAGAGLGTVSLWGSLLLAAGLALDAAPQSCNCTERMDFQAFREAPLHESCCLNFTSSNITHLDWGALVEVRGLRELYLSHCSITDISNAQGVPPALEILHLSHNLLESLPGSFLEDAPNLRVLYLDSNQLQELPKSFLKASTQVQEVYLGFNALTFLPASLLKPSLLQLQLSNNSWDCSCALLSNLEAWPSLAAEVICHTPEQYHGVDLQSIPREELCHSHSLTALFICLPCLLILASITWCFCRRKRKTNYSLHSTSQSHPATAERGNVPVPAEPHHYVPYELPAAPPETEKKVLLGSQVLLQPSADLLESGRDLYEEVEIQVGSPSSSQVPTHKGQRGTGPGRQEDTPAPRAEELGGSEPEVDTVSVSEVLKDSADREKIYMSQSTDYYNLVPGIELEDSDNLEYENIDLH; encoded by the exons ATGGGGCGTGCGGCGGCAG GCGCTGGGCTGGGGACCGTGTCCCTCTGGGGCAGCCTCCTGCTCGCTGCCGGCCTTGCCCTCGACGCAGCACCGCAAAGCTGCAACTGCACGGAGCGCATGGACTTCCAGGCTTTCCGGGAGGCTCCGCTCCACGAGAGCTGCTGCCTCAACTTCACCAGCTCCAACATCACCCACCTGGACTGGGGCGCGCTGGTAGAGGtgcgggggctgcgggagctCTACCTCTCGCACTGCAGCATCACGGATATCAGCAACGCGCAGGGAGTCCCCCCTGCCTTGGAGATCTTGCACTTAAGTCACAACCTGCTGGAAAGTCTCCCTGGAAGCTTTCTGGAAGATGCCCCTAATTTGAGGGTCCTTTATCTGGACAGCAACCAGCTCCAGGAGCTGCCCAAGTCCTTCCTGAAAGCATCGACCCAGGTCCAGGAGGTCTACCTGGGCTTCAACGCCCTGACCTTCCTTCCCGCCAGCCTCCTGAAGccatctctgctccagctccagctctccaACAACAGCTGGGACTGCAGCTGTGCTTTGCTCAGCAACCTGGAAGCTTggcccagcctggctgctgagGTCATCTGCCACACACCGGAGCAGTACCACGGCGTGGACCTCCAGAGCATCCCTCGTGAGGAGCTGTGCCATTCGCACAGCCTCACCGCCCTCTTTATCTGCCTGCCCTGTCTCCTCATCCTCGCCAGCATCACCTGGTGCTTCTGCAGGCGGAAGAGAAAGACCAACTACAGCCTCCACAGCACATCCCAGAGCCACCCGGCCACAGCAGAGAGGGGCAATGTGCCGGTGCCTGCAGAGCCCCACCACTACGTCCCCTACGAGCTGCCTGCCGCCCCACCTGAGACCGAGAAGaaggtgctgctggggagccaggtcctgctccagccctctgcgGACCTGCTGGAGAGTGGCAGAGACCTCTACGAGGAGGTGGAGATTCAGGTGGGATCCCCCAGCAGTTCCCAGGTGCCAACCCATAAAGGGCAGCGGGGCACGGGGCCGGGCCGGCAGGAGGACACCCCGGCACCgagggcagaggagctggggggtAGCGAGCCAGAGGTGGACACTGTCAGCGTGAGCGAAGTCCTGAAGGACTCTGCTGACCGGGAAAAGATCTACATGAGTCAGTCGACCGACTATTACAACCTGGTACCTGGCATCGAGCTGGAGGACTCAGACAATCTGGAGTATGAGAACATCGACCTGCACTGA
- the PLK3 gene encoding serine/threonine-protein kinase PLK3 produces MEPAGLFPPFPAACLPAQPAPAPAPPPRAAETTRIITDPVSGRSYCKGRLLGKGGFARCYEMTDLSSNKTYAVKVIPHSRVAKPHQREKITNEIELHRDLHHKHIVKFSHYFEDTESIYIFLEHCSRKSLAHIWKARHTLLEPEVRYYLKQIISGLKYLHLKGILHRDLKLGNFFINENMELKVGDFGLAACQDMSDQKKKTICGTPNYLAPEVLLRQGHGPESDVWSLGCVMYTLLCGNPPFETSDLKETYRCIKQVEYTLPAFLSLPAKHLIAGILRRNPRDRLTLEEILDHEFFKGYTPEKLPPSSCVMAPELSPPNPAKSLFAKVTKTLFGKKKPKAKKGSLEDKDDISKLVTGLMKTSICRQMSYKTVEGNEATPVSCRSASSSPVETVVEETSHKSVSPSIRGTMASSCEAFEDCITASAIIESAVQLLRTCLSSMPLAEKNPASLARHEHFVWVSKWVDYSNKYGFGYQLSNRSIGVLFNNGTHMTLSPNHRTVHYNPTNSKHLVFSVAAIPEQLQGQMSVLRYFASYMEQHLMKGGDLPSTDDLGQPALLLLQWVKTDQALLMLFSSGTLQVNFYNDHTKVIISKPDHSCLVTYINRERNSYTYKLCSIQELGCSPELHRRLRYILKLLQERAEA; encoded by the exons ATGGAGCCCGCCGGcctcttcccccccttccccgccgcctGCCTCCCCGCACAGCCCGCCCCGGcgcccgcgcccccgccccgcgcggcCGAGACCACCCGCATCATCACCGACCCGGTCTCCGGTCGCTCCTACTGCAAGGGCCGCCTGCTGGGAAAG GGTGGGTTTGCACGATGTTATGAAATGACGGACCTCTCCAGCAACAAAACCTATGCCGTGAAGGTCATTCCTCACAGTCGGGTGGCTAAACCCCACCAGCGGGAGAAG ATCACCAACGAGATCGAGCTGCACCGGGACTTACACCACAAGCACATCGTCAAGTTCTCCCACTACTTCGAGGACACAGAGAGCATCTACATCTTCCTGGAACACTGCAGTAGGAAG TCCCTGGCCCACATCTGGAAGGCCCGCCATACTCTGCTGGAGCCCGAAGTGCGCTATTACCTCAAACAGATCATCTCAGGCTTGAAATACCTTCACCTCAAGGGCATCCTGCACAGAGACCTCAAGCTCG GCAACTTCTTCATCAATGAAAACATGGAGCTGAAAGTGGGGGACTTTGGGCTAGCTGCTTGCCAGGATATGTCTGACCAGAAGAAAAA GACAATATGTGGGACCCCCAACTACCTGGCCCCAGAAGTGCTGCTGAGGCAGGGCCATGGGCCAGAGTCGGACGTGTGGTCTCTGGGCTGTGTCAT gtACACACTGCTGTGTGGGAACCCTCCCTTTGAGACCTCTGACCTCAAGGAGACCTACAGGTGTATCAAGCAGGTGGAGTACaccctccctgccttcctctccctgcctgccaaGCACCTCATCGCTGGCATCCTCAGACGCAACCCCCGGGACCGCCTCACCCTCGAGGAGATCTTGGACCATGAGTTCTTCAAG GGCTACACGCCTGAGAagctccctcccagcagctgtGTGATGGCTCCAGAGCTGAGTCCCCCCAACCCAGCAAAGAGTCTGTTCGCTAAAGTCACCAAGACACTCTTTGGGAAGAAGAAACCCAAGG CCAAGAAGGGCTCTTTGGAGGACAAGGATGACATCTCCAAGCTGGTCACTGGGCTGATGAAGACCTCTATCTGCCGGCAGATGAGCTATAAAACCGTGGAAGGGAATGAG GCCACCCCCGTATCATGCCGCAGCGCCAGCTCCAGCCCCGTGGAGACAGTGGTGGAGGAGACATCTCACAAGTCTGTGTCCCCCTCCATCCGGGGAACGATGGCCAGCAGCTGTGAGG CCTTTGAAGACTGCATCACCGCCTCTGCCATCATCGAGTCGGCTGTCCAGCTCCTGCGGACCTGCCTCTCCTCCATGCCCCTAG CGGAGAAAAACCCGGCTTCCCTGGCCCGCCACGAGCACTTTGTCTGGGTGAGCAAGTGGGTGGATTACTCCAACAAGTATGGCTTTGGCTACCAGCTCTCCAACCGCAGCATCGGGGTCCTCTTCAACAACGGCACGCACATGACGCTTTCCCCCAACCACAG gaCCGTGCATTACAACCCGACCAACAGCAAACACCTTGTCTTCTCTGTGGCCGCCATCcctgagcagctgcagggacagaTGAGTGTCTTGCGCTACTTTGCATCCTACATGGAGCAGCATCTCATGAAG GGAGGTGACTTGCCCAGCACAGATGACCTCgggcagccagccctgctcctcctgcagtGGGTGAAGACCGACCAAGCCTTGCTCATGCTCTTCAGCAGTGGCACCCTCCAG GTGAACTTCTACAATGACCACACCAAGGTGATCATTAGCAAGCCTGACCACTCCTGCCTTGTCACCTACATCAACCGGGAACGCAACTCCTACACCTACAAGCTGTGCAGCAtccaggagctgggctgctctCCTGAGCTCCACCGCCGCCTCAGATACATCCTCAAGCTCCTCCAAGAACGGGCTGAGGCCTAG